The Peribacillus simplex genome contains a region encoding:
- a CDS encoding YpuI family protein: MGNTLVKSQLEDVKGFLETTVAQLEEFLNETTYSKLQEEKSGDETYYKGILSSLRRMLVSCEEGLEACQIVLKNDVFNKAAAEKTLYRVYHQCIEEYFSPKSDRWFEDSRSAYTGKNSIKFHQSVPDSIISILKAVESGFQTMREELEFYETDYRTKMLQSR, from the coding sequence TTGGGGAATACATTGGTAAAATCTCAGCTTGAGGATGTAAAAGGGTTTTTAGAAACGACAGTGGCTCAACTAGAGGAATTTCTAAATGAGACGACCTATTCTAAGCTGCAAGAGGAAAAAAGCGGGGATGAAACCTATTATAAAGGAATCCTTTCTAGTTTAAGAAGAATGCTTGTAAGTTGTGAAGAGGGCTTGGAGGCTTGCCAAATCGTTCTGAAAAATGATGTTTTCAATAAAGCTGCAGCTGAAAAGACGCTTTATAGAGTTTATCATCAATGTATCGAAGAATACTTTTCCCCAAAATCTGATCGGTGGTTTGAGGACAGCAGATCTGCCTATACAGGAAAAAACTCGATTAAATTTCACCAAAGTGTACCTGACAGCATAATATCCATTCTGAAGGCCGTGGAAAGTGGATTCCAGACCATGCGTGAAGAATTGGAGTTTTATGAAACGGATTACCGGACGAAAATGTTACAGTCAAGATAA
- the ahpC gene encoding alkyl hydroperoxide reductase subunit C: protein MSLINKQVEDFKVQAYHAGEFKEVTLEDVKGKWAVFFFYPADFSFVCPTELADLQDNYETFKEIGCEVYSVSTDTHFSHKGWADATDTIGKIQYPMLADPANVLSRQFGVLIEEDGLALRGTFIVNPEGQIKAYEINDLGIGRNAEELVRKVQAAQFVAEHGDKVCPAKWTPGEATLEPSLDLVGKL, encoded by the coding sequence ATGTCATTGATCAATAAACAAGTTGAAGATTTTAAAGTACAAGCTTACCATGCAGGAGAATTCAAAGAAGTTACACTTGAAGATGTTAAAGGAAAATGGGCAGTATTCTTTTTCTACCCAGCTGACTTCTCTTTCGTATGTCCAACTGAATTAGCTGATCTTCAAGATAACTATGAAACATTCAAGGAAATTGGTTGTGAAGTTTACTCAGTTTCAACAGATACTCATTTCAGCCACAAAGGATGGGCTGATGCAACTGATACAATCGGTAAAATCCAATATCCAATGTTAGCTGACCCAGCAAACGTTTTATCCCGTCAATTCGGTGTATTGATTGAAGAAGATGGATTGGCTCTACGTGGAACTTTCATCGTAAATCCGGAAGGACAAATTAAAGCATACGAAATTAATGATCTAGGAATTGGCCGTAATGCTGAAGAACTTGTAAGAAAAGTTCAAGCTGCACAATTCGTAGCGGAACATGGAGATAAAGTTTGCCCTGCAAAATGGACTCCAGGTGAAGCCACTCTTGAACCAAGCCTAGACCTTGTAGGTAAACTTTAA
- a CDS encoding FAD-dependent oxidoreductase has translation MKKIYDLLIIGGGPAGLSAGVYAGRAKLKTIILEKGTGGGQAATTSEIANYPGIRHISGPRLVEEMKLQNEDFGVEFAKADVTGVDFSGEVKVVKTLGGDYHARAVIIATGASPRTLGFPGEEEFTGRGVAYCSTCDGEFFEGLEVFVIGAGYAAAEEAIFLTRFATKVTIIARESSFSCAPSIVDKVMANDKIEVKFNTEILGVYGDGMIQSARFINNATKEEFEYKAKEEDSTFGVFVFIGYEPKTEIFKGHIEMDHAGYILTDDDMKTNVKGIYAAGDLRPKSLRQIITAVSDGAIAATDAGKYIEEEKDRLGIKDEPEVEKPAKKEQAAVPAGKSALLSDALRGQLKGIFGKMESEVTLVSIVDESLPKSVELRDFLLDVAELGDKLHLELYNKGESPEIEEKINADKFPVVSLLNSNGEYSGVKYHGVPGGHELNSFILAIYNLAGPGQALDSAVLNSIKGISKKANIKVMVSLACHYCPDVVVGAQRIAIENPNVEAEMVDISNFQEIKKKYKVMSVPAMIINDEEVVFGAKKIDEIAALLV, from the coding sequence ATGAAAAAAATATATGATTTATTAATTATTGGTGGCGGACCGGCAGGCCTCTCAGCGGGCGTTTATGCAGGAAGAGCTAAGTTAAAAACAATAATTCTTGAAAAAGGAACTGGCGGCGGACAAGCTGCAACTACATCGGAAATAGCCAATTATCCTGGTATCCGTCATATATCGGGCCCTAGGTTAGTTGAAGAAATGAAGCTACAAAACGAAGATTTTGGCGTTGAATTCGCCAAAGCTGATGTAACTGGCGTGGATTTCTCCGGTGAGGTGAAAGTCGTTAAAACCCTTGGCGGGGACTACCATGCCCGCGCCGTCATCATTGCAACGGGTGCTTCTCCAAGAACACTAGGATTTCCAGGTGAAGAGGAATTTACTGGCCGCGGTGTAGCATATTGTTCAACATGTGATGGTGAATTCTTTGAAGGGTTGGAAGTTTTCGTTATCGGGGCAGGATATGCAGCCGCTGAAGAAGCTATATTCCTGACACGCTTTGCTACAAAAGTTACAATCATCGCACGGGAATCAAGCTTCTCGTGTGCTCCGTCCATTGTGGATAAAGTGATGGCAAATGATAAGATTGAAGTGAAATTCAATACGGAGATCCTTGGGGTATATGGAGACGGGATGATTCAAAGTGCCCGTTTCATCAATAATGCGACTAAAGAAGAATTTGAATATAAGGCGAAGGAAGAAGACAGTACGTTTGGAGTTTTCGTTTTCATAGGATATGAGCCGAAAACGGAAATTTTCAAGGGCCATATCGAAATGGATCATGCTGGTTACATTTTAACCGATGATGATATGAAGACAAATGTCAAAGGTATCTACGCAGCGGGCGACCTAAGGCCAAAATCCTTGCGTCAGATCATCACAGCTGTATCTGATGGAGCGATTGCAGCAACGGATGCCGGTAAATATATTGAAGAAGAAAAAGATCGCCTAGGAATCAAGGATGAACCTGAAGTTGAAAAACCGGCGAAAAAAGAACAGGCCGCTGTCCCGGCAGGCAAGAGCGCTTTATTAAGTGATGCGTTACGCGGTCAATTAAAGGGAATCTTCGGCAAGATGGAGAGCGAAGTAACATTGGTGTCCATCGTCGATGAAAGTTTGCCAAAATCAGTCGAATTGCGAGACTTCTTGTTGGATGTTGCGGAATTAGGAGACAAGCTGCATCTTGAATTATACAACAAGGGGGAAAGTCCGGAAATTGAAGAAAAAATCAATGCAGATAAATTCCCTGTCGTTTCCCTCTTAAATTCGAATGGTGAATACAGTGGCGTCAAGTACCACGGTGTACCAGGCGGCCATGAGTTGAATTCCTTCATTTTGGCTATCTATAACCTGGCCGGACCTGGTCAAGCATTGGATTCGGCCGTATTGAATTCAATTAAGGGAATCAGTAAAAAAGCGAACATTAAGGTTATGGTTTCATTGGCATGTCACTACTGTCCAGACGTTGTAGTGGGTGCACAGCGCATTGCGATTGAAAACCCTAACGTTGAAGCTGAAATGGTCGATATAAGCAATTTCCAGGAAATCAAGAAGAAATATAAAGTCATGAGCGTTCCGGCCATGATCATCAATGACGAAGAAGTGGTATTCGGAGCTAAGAAAATTGATGAAATCGCTGCATTATTAGTATGA
- a CDS encoding D-alanyl-D-alanine carboxypeptidase family protein, translated as MRFPYKGLSSLCIVILLLSFMAPVQSANANVSVSAHSAILMDEDSGRVIYEVNAHEKNRIASITKIMTAILAIESGLMDETVKVSSNAFGTEGSSLYLKEGERIKLEDLVYGLMLRSGNDAAVAISEKVGGSLDGFVWMMNQKAEEIGMKNTHFSNPHGLDNTKNHYSTAYDMAILTRYAMQNETYVKIAGTKEHRAPNSTEQWDYVWKNKNRLLTQLYEYCTGGKTGYTKLAKRTLVTTATKNGHDLIAVTLNGPDDWNDHIQMYESAFKDYTPTEILPEGMVKNMENKTYKGHVYIKNDFSYPLTKEERKLVNVKMKLLKPQRAWKDKRKIPAVVGRASIYLDGKKIGSRSIFYGESKESFKQQSFQSSWAEVFEAVLGIGRNG; from the coding sequence ATGCGTTTTCCATATAAAGGGTTATCAAGTTTGTGTATCGTCATTCTCCTGTTGTCTTTTATGGCACCCGTACAAAGCGCCAATGCAAATGTATCCGTAAGTGCCCATAGTGCGATTTTGATGGATGAGGATAGCGGTAGGGTCATATATGAAGTGAATGCTCATGAAAAGAACCGCATAGCAAGCATTACGAAAATAATGACGGCTATCTTGGCTATTGAATCGGGACTAATGGATGAAACGGTGAAGGTGAGCAGCAATGCCTTCGGGACGGAGGGCTCGTCACTATATTTAAAAGAAGGAGAAAGAATTAAGCTCGAAGATTTGGTTTACGGCTTGATGCTTCGTTCAGGTAATGATGCAGCAGTCGCAATCAGCGAAAAGGTTGGTGGAAGCCTGGATGGGTTCGTGTGGATGATGAATCAAAAGGCTGAAGAAATCGGGATGAAAAATACCCATTTTTCGAATCCACATGGTTTGGATAATACGAAGAACCATTATTCAACCGCATACGATATGGCCATACTCACTCGTTATGCCATGCAAAATGAAACATATGTTAAGATTGCCGGCACAAAGGAACACAGGGCACCTAATTCCACAGAACAATGGGATTATGTATGGAAGAACAAAAACCGCCTACTTACACAATTGTACGAATATTGCACAGGGGGGAAAACTGGGTATACCAAACTAGCAAAACGTACCTTGGTCACGACCGCAACAAAAAACGGGCATGACCTGATCGCTGTGACATTGAATGGTCCGGATGATTGGAATGATCATATTCAAATGTACGAATCCGCATTTAAGGATTATACGCCAACAGAAATTTTACCTGAAGGCATGGTAAAGAATATGGAAAATAAAACATATAAAGGGCATGTCTACATTAAAAATGATTTTTCGTACCCGCTGACAAAAGAAGAGAGAAAGTTGGTCAATGTGAAAATGAAGTTGTTGAAGCCACAAAGGGCTTGGAAGGATAAAAGGAAAATCCCGGCAGTGGTCGGCAGGGCATCCATCTATCTCGATGGAAAGAAAATAGGAAGTCGTTCGATTTTTTATGGGGAATCAAAAGAAAGCTTCAAGCAACAATCATTCCAATCTTCATGGGCTGAGGTATTTGAAGCGGTATTGGGAATCGGACGCAATGGTTAA
- a CDS encoding superoxide dismutase, with protein sequence MSDERDYAKEVSDWVDGVMEYLEKIDITDSPLLSNIERLSQLTKDMAEEEMDYEDMVLIEEEMARVYEEIEELAREFSIQDRQSVPIGNHTLPPLPYAYDALEPTISREIMYLHHDKHHQAYVDGLNKAELMMKKARETKDFSLLKHWEKEAAFHGSGHYLHTLFWEEMIPGGGGQPRGDLLKQIETDFGSFAAFKSHFSEAAKQVEGVGWAILVWVPRARRLEILQSELHMVLTQWDTIPILVLDVWEHAYYLQYKNNRAAYVDKWWDVVNWPKTAVRFTEAKKLIWKKQ encoded by the coding sequence ATGTCTGATGAAAGAGATTATGCTAAAGAGGTAAGTGATTGGGTTGATGGGGTGATGGAATATCTTGAGAAGATCGATATCACCGATTCGCCATTGCTGTCAAATATTGAACGGCTTTCCCAGTTGACAAAAGATATGGCCGAGGAAGAAATGGATTATGAGGATATGGTCCTGATTGAAGAAGAGATGGCTCGGGTCTACGAGGAAATTGAAGAACTCGCTAGAGAATTCAGTATACAGGATAGGCAATCAGTGCCAATTGGGAATCATACGCTACCGCCGTTACCTTATGCCTATGATGCGTTGGAACCGACGATTTCAAGGGAAATCATGTATCTGCATCATGATAAGCATCATCAAGCATATGTCGATGGTCTGAATAAAGCGGAATTAATGATGAAAAAAGCGAGGGAAACGAAAGATTTTTCCCTGTTGAAACATTGGGAAAAGGAAGCTGCCTTTCATGGGTCAGGCCATTATCTCCATACGCTGTTCTGGGAAGAGATGATTCCGGGAGGGGGCGGACAGCCAAGGGGGGATTTACTCAAACAGATTGAGACGGATTTTGGAAGCTTTGCAGCTTTTAAAAGCCATTTTAGTGAAGCTGCCAAACAAGTAGAAGGTGTTGGCTGGGCGATTTTAGTCTGGGTTCCGCGTGCACGGCGCCTAGAAATACTTCAATCGGAATTGCATATGGTTTTGACCCAGTGGGATACGATCCCAATCCTTGTTCTGGATGTATGGGAGCATGCTTATTACCTGCAATATAAAAATAATCGGGCAGCCTATGTGGACAAATGGTGGGACGTTGTAAACTGGCCGAAAACAGCCGTAAGGTTCACCGAAGCGAAAAAGCTTATTTGGAAAAAGCAATAA